The following coding sequences are from one Gossypium raimondii isolate GPD5lz chromosome 4, ASM2569854v1, whole genome shotgun sequence window:
- the LOC105779348 gene encoding ankyrin repeat-containing protein ITN1 isoform X2: MEPEENITHMDSWLYKAAAEGNIEVFDNNQRLQLESLKTPNHNNVLHVTLATKENPVWLFNRVHSIFIFSPAVYLLFCRHLNFFITIIKREKKSNFIKQILSKCPSLLLQTNAKGQTPLHVAASYGHSAIVKLLIKSCAKARDGDLELGMDQVSAVREMLRITDEESNTALHEAAGCGNVEVVKALLEFEDPDFPYSANKKQETPLYIAARKRGSGRLLTLLLDKLKSTGHGGPHCRTALHAAVMAGDAEAVKVILKKKGNLTKERDEDGHTPLHYAAHLGSRFSVVKELLKWDVSAAYISDKKRGMTPLLMAARQGYFGTVRMILSLCPDCCEKVDNEGLNLLHYLAFRFSSSPLGRSFFKYDGSEIVYGSFRNLRKLGGAFGMTPQEIFTALRFEEHHHKQKQIKELLEEIQNDQVAEVPVRRFPLQNVSTKSLEKTRNAHLIVAGLIATVAFAAAITVPGGLKSEKGSEQGTPFFIDEAAFKAFVVTNALAFLFSVSALTTHFGALDNLLSQFKFFRHTVLYRTQSVSGILGYATLAMVIAFSTGSYVILKPSHGLTIVSYLICPVFLFCMWAILNPSLHM; the protein is encoded by the exons ATGGAGCCTGAAGAGAACATCACTCACATGGATTCTTGGCTGTATAAGGCAGCAGCAGAAGGCAACATTGAAGTTTTCGATAATAACCAGAGGCTTCAACTTGAGTCGCTAAAGACCCCAAACCATAACAACGTGCTCCATGTTACCTTGGCAACCAAGGAGAACCCTGTCTGGCTTTTTAACAGAGTTCACTCAATATTCATTTTCTCCCCCGCAGTATATTTATTATTCTGTCggcatttgaattttttcattactattataaaaagagaaaagaaatcaaattttatcaaacaaattCTCAGCAAGTGTCCGTCACTGCTACTCCAAACGAATGCTAAAGGTCAAACTCCTTTGCACGTTGCAGCAAGTTATGGACATTCTGCTATTGTGAAACTTCTAATCAAGTCTTGCGCAAAAGCTAGAGATGGAGATTTAGAGCTGGGAATGGATCAAGTAAGTGCAGTGAGGGAGATGCTGAGGATTACGGATGAGGAATCCAACACGGCTTTACATGAAGCAGCAGGGTGTGGCAATGTTGAAGTGGTGAAAGCATTGTTGGAATTTGAAGACCCTGATTTTCCGTATTCTGCCAACAAAAAACAGGAGACTCCACTTTACATAGCAGCTAGGAAGAGAGGATCTGGGCGCTTGTTGACTCTATTATTAGATAAACTCAAATCAACTGGTCATGGCGGCCCCCACTGTAGAACAGCTTTGCACGCAGCAGTTATGGCTGGAGATGCAG AGGCAGTAAAGGTAATATTAAAGAAGAAGGGGAATTTGACAAAGGAACGAGATGAAGATGGACACACCCCTCTTCATTATGCTGCACACTTGGGTTCTAGATTCTCAGTTGTGAAAGAACTTTTAAAATGGGATGTATCAGCTGCCTATATAAGTGATAAAAAGAGGGGGATGACACCGCTTCTTATGGCAGCCAGGCAAGGTTATTTTGGAACAGTAAGAATGATTCTCTCTTTATGTCCAGATTGTTGTGAAAAAGTGGACAATGAAGGTTTGAATTTACTTCATTATCTGGCTTTTAGATTCTCTTCCTCCCCATTAGGGCGTTCTTTTTTCAAGTATGATGGTAGTGAGATTGTATATGGATCATTCAGAAATCTAAGGAAGTTGGGAGGTGCCTTTGGAATGACACCTCAAGAAATTTTTACTGCACTTCGATTTGAGGAGCATCATCATAAACag AAGCAAATCAAAGAATTGTTGGAAGAAATTCAAAATGATCAAGTGGCGGAGGTGCCAGTTCGTCGCTTTCCCTTACAAAATGTTTCTACAAAAAGCTTGGAGAAGACAAGAAATGCTCATTTAATAGTGGCAGGTCTTATAGCCACCGTCGCATTCGCAGCGGCAATAACTGTTCCTGGTGGTTTGAAGAGTGAAAAAGGGTCAGAGCAAGGCACTCCCTTTTTCATTGATGAGGCAGCCTTTAAAGCATTTGTTGTGACAAATGCACTGGCCTTCCTTTTTTCTGTTTCTGCCCTCACCACCCACTTTGGGGCTCTGGATAATCTATTatcacaatttaaattttttcgtcATACAGTTTTATATCGAACTCAATCTGTTTCTGGGATTCTTGGCTATGCAACGTTGGCGATGGTAATTGCTTTCAGCACAGGCAGTTATGTGATTTTAAAACCTTCCCACGGGCTTACCATTGTTTCATACCTTATTTGCCctgtctttttattttgtatgtgGGCAATTTTGAATCCCTCGTTacatatgtaa
- the LOC105779348 gene encoding ankyrin repeat-containing protein ITN1 isoform X1, with amino-acid sequence MAFGRNISTKMEPEENITHMDSWLYKAAAEGNIEVFDNNQRLQLESLKTPNHNNVLHVTLATKENPVWLFNRVHSIFIFSPAVYLLFCRHLNFFITIIKREKKSNFIKQILSKCPSLLLQTNAKGQTPLHVAASYGHSAIVKLLIKSCAKARDGDLELGMDQVSAVREMLRITDEESNTALHEAAGCGNVEVVKALLEFEDPDFPYSANKKQETPLYIAARKRGSGRLLTLLLDKLKSTGHGGPHCRTALHAAVMAGDAEAVKVILKKKGNLTKERDEDGHTPLHYAAHLGSRFSVVKELLKWDVSAAYISDKKRGMTPLLMAARQGYFGTVRMILSLCPDCCEKVDNEGLNLLHYLAFRFSSSPLGRSFFKYDGSEIVYGSFRNLRKLGGAFGMTPQEIFTALRFEEHHHKQKQIKELLEEIQNDQVAEVPVRRFPLQNVSTKSLEKTRNAHLIVAGLIATVAFAAAITVPGGLKSEKGSEQGTPFFIDEAAFKAFVVTNALAFLFSVSALTTHFGALDNLLSQFKFFRHTVLYRTQSVSGILGYATLAMVIAFSTGSYVILKPSHGLTIVSYLICPVFLFCMWAILNPSLHM; translated from the exons ATggcatttg GAAGAAATATATCAACAAAAATGGAGCCTGAAGAGAACATCACTCACATGGATTCTTGGCTGTATAAGGCAGCAGCAGAAGGCAACATTGAAGTTTTCGATAATAACCAGAGGCTTCAACTTGAGTCGCTAAAGACCCCAAACCATAACAACGTGCTCCATGTTACCTTGGCAACCAAGGAGAACCCTGTCTGGCTTTTTAACAGAGTTCACTCAATATTCATTTTCTCCCCCGCAGTATATTTATTATTCTGTCggcatttgaattttttcattactattataaaaagagaaaagaaatcaaattttatcaaacaaattCTCAGCAAGTGTCCGTCACTGCTACTCCAAACGAATGCTAAAGGTCAAACTCCTTTGCACGTTGCAGCAAGTTATGGACATTCTGCTATTGTGAAACTTCTAATCAAGTCTTGCGCAAAAGCTAGAGATGGAGATTTAGAGCTGGGAATGGATCAAGTAAGTGCAGTGAGGGAGATGCTGAGGATTACGGATGAGGAATCCAACACGGCTTTACATGAAGCAGCAGGGTGTGGCAATGTTGAAGTGGTGAAAGCATTGTTGGAATTTGAAGACCCTGATTTTCCGTATTCTGCCAACAAAAAACAGGAGACTCCACTTTACATAGCAGCTAGGAAGAGAGGATCTGGGCGCTTGTTGACTCTATTATTAGATAAACTCAAATCAACTGGTCATGGCGGCCCCCACTGTAGAACAGCTTTGCACGCAGCAGTTATGGCTGGAGATGCAG AGGCAGTAAAGGTAATATTAAAGAAGAAGGGGAATTTGACAAAGGAACGAGATGAAGATGGACACACCCCTCTTCATTATGCTGCACACTTGGGTTCTAGATTCTCAGTTGTGAAAGAACTTTTAAAATGGGATGTATCAGCTGCCTATATAAGTGATAAAAAGAGGGGGATGACACCGCTTCTTATGGCAGCCAGGCAAGGTTATTTTGGAACAGTAAGAATGATTCTCTCTTTATGTCCAGATTGTTGTGAAAAAGTGGACAATGAAGGTTTGAATTTACTTCATTATCTGGCTTTTAGATTCTCTTCCTCCCCATTAGGGCGTTCTTTTTTCAAGTATGATGGTAGTGAGATTGTATATGGATCATTCAGAAATCTAAGGAAGTTGGGAGGTGCCTTTGGAATGACACCTCAAGAAATTTTTACTGCACTTCGATTTGAGGAGCATCATCATAAACag AAGCAAATCAAAGAATTGTTGGAAGAAATTCAAAATGATCAAGTGGCGGAGGTGCCAGTTCGTCGCTTTCCCTTACAAAATGTTTCTACAAAAAGCTTGGAGAAGACAAGAAATGCTCATTTAATAGTGGCAGGTCTTATAGCCACCGTCGCATTCGCAGCGGCAATAACTGTTCCTGGTGGTTTGAAGAGTGAAAAAGGGTCAGAGCAAGGCACTCCCTTTTTCATTGATGAGGCAGCCTTTAAAGCATTTGTTGTGACAAATGCACTGGCCTTCCTTTTTTCTGTTTCTGCCCTCACCACCCACTTTGGGGCTCTGGATAATCTATTatcacaatttaaattttttcgtcATACAGTTTTATATCGAACTCAATCTGTTTCTGGGATTCTTGGCTATGCAACGTTGGCGATGGTAATTGCTTTCAGCACAGGCAGTTATGTGATTTTAAAACCTTCCCACGGGCTTACCATTGTTTCATACCTTATTTGCCctgtctttttattttgtatgtgGGCAATTTTGAATCCCTCGTTacatatgtaa
- the LOC105779351 gene encoding uncharacterized protein LOC105779351, which produces MGQISAVREMLRIRDEESNTALHEAAGCGNVEVVKALLEFEDPDFQYSANKKQETPLYIAARRGYGGMLSILLDKSKSTAHGGPHGRTVLHAAAMAGDAEAIRVILKKKGNLTKERDEDGHTPLHYAAHLGSRLSVVEELLKGDVSAAYIGDKKRGMTPLLMAARQGHVGTVSKILSLCPDCCEKVDNKGLNLLHYLAFRGPFSPLGHSLFKRGGIEIAYRSFRNLMELEGAFGMTPKQVYNALFYLRDIIINRSKSKNCWKRLRMIKWRRNQFITLA; this is translated from the exons ATGGGTCAAATAAGTGCAGTGAGGGAGATGCTGAGGATTAGGGATGAGGAATCCAACACGGCTTTACACGAAGCAGCAGGGTGTGGCAATGTTGAAGTGGTGAAAGCATTGTTGGAGTTTGAAGACCCTGATTTTCAGTATTCTGCAAACAAAAAACAGGAGACTCCACTTTACATAGCAGCTAGGAGAGGATATGGGGGCATGCTGAGTATACTATTAGATAAATCGAAATCAACAGCTCATGGCGGCCCCCACGGTAGAACAGTTTTGCATGCAGCAGCTATGGCTGGAGATGCAG AGGCAATAAGAGTAATATTAAAGAAGAAGGGGAATTTGACAAAGGAAAGAGATGAAGATGGACACACCCCTCTTCATTATGCTGCACACTTAGGTTCTAGATTATCAGTTGTGGAGGAACTGTTAAAAGGGGATGTATCAGCTGCCTATATAGGTGATAAAAAGAGGGGGATGACACCCCTTCTTATGGCAGCCAGGCAAGGTCATGTTGGAACAGTTTCAAAGATTCTCTCTTTATGTCCAGATTGTTGTGAAAAAGTGGACAACAAAGGTTTGAATTTACTTCATTACCTGGCTTTTAGAGGCCCTTTCTCTCCATTAGGGCATTCTCTTTTCAAGCGTGGTGGTATTGAGATTGCATACCGATCATTCAGAAATCTGATGGAGTTGGAAGGTGCTTTTGGAATGACACCTAAACAAGTTTATAATGCACTTTTCTATCTGAGAGATATCATAATAAACAG AAGCAAATCAAAGAATTGTTGGAAGAGATTGAGAATGATCAAGTGGCGGAGGAACCAGTTCATCACTTTAGCTTAG